In Salinigranum marinum, one DNA window encodes the following:
- a CDS encoding glycosyltransferase family 2 protein: MVELSIIIPTIKPESEIVCLRYLERQDFDDYEVIIRSDPGASKARNAGIERANAEKLVFLDDDSMPRPGYLRAASAALDDHDVVAGRVFQPADAPITYKQLPWYDQGDEGRHTELIVGCNMAMRTRVLDAVGGFNEAFFHGHEETELGRRISRHFDIYYEPSMVVEHYYAFSIRQYWAKAYRHGRADADWWAVDAVPLRTRLWRCAPTNVLRRQPVETVAELVVRFGRARRLAAQLLGRVDVPVPRTPPSTETDADTASPSPPRRESDGISPE; this comes from the coding sequence ATGGTCGAACTCAGCATCATCATCCCGACGATCAAGCCCGAGTCGGAGATCGTCTGTCTCCGGTACCTCGAGCGCCAGGACTTCGACGACTACGAGGTGATCATCAGGTCCGACCCTGGTGCGTCGAAAGCGCGCAACGCGGGGATCGAGCGGGCGAACGCGGAGAAGCTCGTCTTCCTCGACGACGACTCGATGCCGCGGCCGGGCTACCTGCGGGCGGCGAGTGCGGCGCTCGACGACCACGACGTCGTCGCCGGGCGGGTGTTCCAGCCCGCGGACGCACCGATCACGTACAAACAGCTCCCCTGGTACGACCAGGGCGACGAGGGGCGGCACACGGAGCTCATCGTCGGCTGCAACATGGCCATGCGAACGCGCGTCCTCGACGCCGTCGGTGGGTTCAACGAGGCGTTCTTCCACGGCCACGAGGAGACGGAACTGGGCCGCCGCATCAGCCGACACTTCGACATCTACTACGAGCCCAGCATGGTCGTCGAGCACTACTACGCCTTCTCGATCCGCCAGTACTGGGCGAAAGCGTACCGCCACGGTAGGGCCGACGCCGACTGGTGGGCGGTCGACGCCGTCCCGCTTCGCACGCGGCTGTGGCGGTGCGCGCCGACGAACGTCCTCCGCCGGCAGCCGGTCGAGACTGTCGCGGAACTCGTCGTCAGGTTCGGACGGGCGCGTCGCCTCGCCGCGCAACTCCTCGGACGGGTCGATGTGCCGGTGCCTCGAACACCGCCGTCGACCGAGACGGACGCCGACACGGCGTCACCGTCGCCCCCGCGTCGGGAGTCCGACGGCATCTCGCCCGAGTGA
- a CDS encoding Gfo/Idh/MocA family oxidoreductase has translation MTFSVAFIGTGPDPNNPSTDGFAMAYRHAPGYQRLNDCELIACADIVRENAAAFADAHGIPADRVYTDYREMLSAVEPDIVSVCTPPAVHAELVIGTARSGVVKAIHCEKPIALTWGDAREMARVCAAAGVQLTINHQKRFGTPVRRMKALVDRGTIGTVQRVEFGAETLSDMGTHFFDICSYLTDGSPAEWVLANVDYTEENVLFGTHNENQAVSQWRYENGVYGLASTGRAADFVGCQLRVVGSGGEIELGGDDAVLRFRADSGDWTTVDTGLDGVHNPSPGRVRSFVTSIASRLSTGLADRLTTTTYEERAIEEVVTALREDRASELSVDAALVAEELIFASWESARRRGRVDLPLEIDDNPLESMVADGSLTVAPASPAPPSV, from the coding sequence ATGACCTTCAGCGTCGCGTTCATCGGTACGGGTCCGGATCCGAACAACCCCAGCACCGACGGCTTCGCGATGGCGTACCGCCACGCTCCGGGGTATCAGCGGCTCAACGATTGCGAACTGATCGCCTGTGCCGACATCGTCCGCGAGAACGCCGCGGCGTTCGCCGACGCACACGGGATCCCCGCCGACCGCGTCTACACTGACTACCGGGAGATGCTCTCGGCGGTGGAACCCGACATCGTGAGCGTCTGCACGCCGCCGGCCGTCCACGCGGAACTCGTCATCGGCACCGCCCGCAGCGGCGTCGTGAAGGCGATCCACTGCGAGAAGCCTATCGCGCTGACGTGGGGTGACGCCCGGGAGATGGCCCGCGTCTGTGCGGCGGCGGGCGTCCAGCTCACGATCAACCACCAGAAGCGCTTCGGGACCCCGGTCCGCCGGATGAAGGCGCTCGTCGATCGGGGGACGATCGGGACGGTCCAGCGCGTCGAGTTCGGTGCCGAGACGCTGTCCGACATGGGGACGCACTTCTTCGACATCTGCAGCTATCTCACCGACGGCTCGCCCGCCGAGTGGGTGCTGGCGAACGTCGACTACACGGAGGAGAACGTCCTCTTCGGCACCCACAACGAGAACCAGGCCGTCTCGCAGTGGCGGTACGAAAACGGCGTCTACGGGCTCGCCTCGACCGGCCGTGCCGCCGACTTCGTCGGCTGCCAGCTCCGAGTGGTCGGTTCTGGGGGCGAGATCGAACTCGGTGGCGACGACGCCGTATTGCGGTTCCGCGCCGACAGCGGGGACTGGACGACCGTCGACACCGGACTCGACGGCGTCCACAACCCCTCCCCTGGGCGCGTTCGCTCGTTCGTCACTTCGATCGCGAGCAGGCTCTCGACCGGACTCGCCGACCGGCTGACCACGACCACGTACGAGGAACGGGCCATCGAGGAGGTCGTCACTGCCCTCCGGGAGGACCGGGCGTCGGAACTCTCCGTCGACGCGGCGCTCGTGGCCGAGGAACTCATCTTCGCCAGCTGGGAGTCCGCCCGTCGGCGGGGCCGTGTCGACCTCCCCCTGGAGATCGACGACAACCCGCTCGAATCGATGGTCGCCGACGGGAGCCTCACCGTCGCGCCCGCTTCCCCCGCGCCGCCCAGCGTCTAA
- a CDS encoding SLC13 family permease: MVALTPGIVVVFALILVALVMFATEPVPVDVTAISVMVALMLVEPVSGLFVEVGVLGAPIPMVTPEEGLSGFANAATLTVLAMFILSEGVQRTGIVQKLGAFISRYTADSEGRQLGATVGVVGPISGFINNTAAVAILLPMVTDLAERGGTSPSKLLLPLSYASMFGGMLTLVGTSTNILASELSARLLGRPFGMFEFTQLGIVVSVVGTLYLLTLGRYLTPERIKPRVDLTEEFEMADYLTEVMVREDSPLVGMRVQEALVETDFDVDLLQLIRHNQVFLEPLGPKEIQVGDVFALRTDRDTLVELLDAEGLDLVPVRVDEAELETAERGQNLVEVVVAPGSSLVGESLVTARFRQRYDATVLALRRGGELVRNRLDNVQLRVGDTLLVQASADSIEQLDRNRNFIVAQEVERHDFRESKILVAVGIVAAVVALAALDFVPIVVSALAGAVAMVATGCLRPTEIYDAVQWDVVFLLAGVIPLGIAMERTGAAALIAEGVVASSTLLPLVGVLALFYVVTALLTNVISNNASVVLMIPVAVEAATTLGANAFSFVLAVTFAASTAFMTPVGYQTNLFVYGPGGYKFTDYIRVGGPLQLVFVAVTTLGIVFFFGL; encoded by the coding sequence GTGGTCGCGCTCACGCCCGGGATCGTCGTCGTGTTCGCGCTCATCCTCGTGGCGCTCGTCATGTTCGCCACGGAGCCGGTTCCGGTCGACGTGACCGCCATCTCGGTGATGGTCGCGCTGATGCTCGTCGAACCGGTCTCGGGGCTCTTCGTCGAGGTCGGCGTCCTCGGCGCGCCGATCCCGATGGTCACCCCCGAAGAGGGACTGTCGGGCTTCGCCAACGCCGCGACGCTCACCGTGCTCGCGATGTTCATCCTCTCGGAGGGCGTCCAGCGGACGGGCATCGTCCAGAAGCTCGGCGCGTTCATCTCGCGGTACACCGCCGACAGCGAGGGCCGACAGCTGGGTGCGACGGTCGGCGTCGTGGGGCCGATCTCCGGCTTCATCAACAACACCGCCGCCGTCGCCATCCTCCTGCCGATGGTGACGGATCTGGCGGAGCGGGGCGGCACCTCCCCGTCGAAGCTCCTCCTGCCGCTGTCGTACGCGTCGATGTTCGGCGGGATGTTGACGCTCGTCGGCACCTCGACGAACATCCTCGCCTCGGAGCTGTCGGCACGCCTTTTGGGCCGTCCGTTCGGGATGTTCGAGTTCACACAGCTGGGGATCGTCGTCTCGGTCGTCGGCACGCTCTATCTCCTCACCCTCGGGCGCTACCTCACCCCCGAGCGGATCAAACCACGGGTCGACCTCACCGAGGAGTTCGAGATGGCCGACTACCTCACCGAGGTGATGGTGCGCGAGGACTCGCCGCTCGTCGGGATGCGGGTCCAAGAGGCGCTCGTCGAAACCGACTTCGACGTCGACCTCCTGCAACTGATCCGCCACAACCAGGTGTTCCTCGAACCGCTCGGTCCGAAGGAGATCCAGGTCGGCGACGTGTTCGCCCTGCGGACCGACCGCGATACGCTGGTGGAGTTGCTCGACGCCGAGGGGCTCGACCTCGTCCCGGTCAGGGTGGACGAGGCCGAACTGGAGACGGCCGAACGAGGGCAGAACCTCGTCGAGGTCGTCGTCGCGCCCGGGTCGTCGCTCGTCGGCGAGTCGCTCGTTACCGCGCGGTTCCGCCAGCGGTACGACGCGACCGTCCTCGCGCTCCGCCGGGGTGGCGAACTCGTCCGCAACCGCCTCGACAACGTCCAGCTCCGCGTCGGCGACACCCTGCTCGTCCAGGCGTCGGCGGACAGCATCGAGCAACTGGATCGGAACCGCAACTTCATCGTCGCCCAGGAGGTCGAGCGTCACGACTTCCGCGAGTCGAAGATCCTCGTCGCCGTGGGCATCGTCGCCGCCGTCGTCGCGCTGGCCGCGCTCGACTTCGTCCCGATCGTCGTCTCGGCGCTCGCCGGCGCGGTGGCCATGGTGGCGACGGGCTGTCTCCGCCCAACCGAGATCTACGACGCCGTCCAGTGGGACGTCGTCTTCCTCCTCGCGGGGGTCATCCCGCTCGGCATCGCTATGGAGCGAACGGGCGCGGCGGCGCTCATCGCCGAGGGGGTCGTGGCGAGTTCGACGCTCCTCCCGCTCGTCGGCGTGCTCGCGCTCTTTTACGTGGTGACGGCGCTTCTGACCAACGTCATCTCCAACAACGCCTCCGTCGTGTTGATGATCCCCGTGGCGGTCGAGGCCGCGACGACGCTCGGCGCGAACGCCTTCTCGTTCGTCCTCGCGGTCACCTTCGCGGCGTCGACCGCCTTTATGACGCCTGTGGGGTATCAGACGAACCTCTTCGTCTACGGCCCAGGAGGGTACAAGTTCACCGACTACATACGGGTCGGTGGACCGCTCCAGCTGGTGTTCGTCGCCGTCACGACGCTGGGGATCGTCTTCTTCTTCGGGCTCTGA
- a CDS encoding CoA ester lyase, whose protein sequence is MTDEVTLRRSQLATPGSDPKMIERAPTSGADEAFLDLEDSVAPSEKIGARANVIEGLCEYDWSETKPCFRMNGVETQWWYDDVIEVVGAAGRHLDTIMVPMCHDASYVGTVDDLLTQVEVNEGLPEGEIGLQCQIESASGMTNAPEIARASDRIESLVFGPGDYTASVGAAGLTIGSGEGYPGHYWHYQLARLAHAAKAEGLQVIDGPFADIEDTAGFRDSCRHASLLGCDGKWAIHPSQIEPANEVFAPSPDEAERARRIVDEYAAAMDAGKGAVSVDGEMVDEATNKMARRIVDRAEQAGVLREGSSAD, encoded by the coding sequence ATGACTGACGAGGTGACGCTCCGGCGATCGCAGCTGGCGACGCCCGGGAGCGATCCGAAGATGATCGAGCGCGCGCCGACGTCGGGGGCCGACGAGGCGTTCCTCGACCTCGAAGACAGCGTCGCTCCCTCGGAGAAGATCGGGGCGCGCGCGAACGTCATCGAGGGGCTCTGCGAGTACGACTGGTCGGAGACGAAGCCGTGCTTCCGGATGAACGGCGTCGAGACGCAGTGGTGGTACGACGACGTCATCGAGGTGGTGGGCGCGGCGGGCCGGCACCTCGACACGATCATGGTACCGATGTGCCACGACGCGTCGTACGTCGGGACCGTCGACGACCTCCTCACGCAGGTCGAGGTCAACGAGGGGCTCCCCGAGGGCGAAATCGGCCTGCAGTGTCAGATCGAATCGGCGAGCGGGATGACCAACGCGCCCGAGATCGCGCGCGCCTCCGACCGGATCGAGTCGCTCGTCTTCGGCCCCGGCGACTACACCGCGAGTGTCGGCGCGGCCGGGCTCACGATCGGCTCCGGCGAGGGCTATCCGGGACACTACTGGCACTACCAACTCGCCCGGCTCGCCCACGCGGCCAAGGCGGAGGGGCTACAGGTCATCGACGGCCCCTTCGCCGACATCGAGGACACGGCGGGCTTCCGCGACTCCTGCCGACACGCTTCGTTGCTCGGCTGCGACGGCAAGTGGGCGATCCATCCCTCGCAGATCGAACCCGCGAACGAGGTGTTCGCACCCTCGCCCGACGAGGCCGAGCGGGCCCGGCGGATCGTCGACGAGTACGCCGCGGCGATGGACGCCGGGAAGGGCGCGGTGAGCGTCGACGGCGAGATGGTCGACGAGGCGACGAACAAGATGGCCCGGCGGATCGTCGACCGCGCGGAGCAAGCAGGCGTCCTCAGGGAGGGGTCGAGCGCGGACTGA
- the aceA gene encoding isocitrate lyase produces the protein MSDAPLEPTEMDSDTFTRDIDNPMGRELRRKLDEEPFVFAPGLYHALDARLAEMTGHDAAYMSGYSTVLGQFGFPDLEMVTMTEMVENAKRIVEACNIPVIADCDTGYGGIHNVRRAVREYEKAGVAAIHIEDQTSPKRCGHIAGKQIVSREEARSRFDAAVDAKQSEDTVIIARTDAYGSANGDWEEHLERGRIYADAGVDLVWPEMPDPSREDAVQYAETIHETHPDLDLAFNYSSSFAWSEEEDPLTFAELGEMGYKYIFITLFGLHSGAHAVYEDFKRLAEADEEAQFGLEGRYLDHPTESHHELSFVSRYQDIEMEFDPLARERIEGSEGFTEEQSAPVTSESDDD, from the coding sequence ATGAGCGACGCGCCCCTCGAACCGACCGAGATGGATTCGGACACGTTCACCCGCGACATCGACAACCCGATGGGACGGGAGCTACGGCGGAAACTCGACGAGGAGCCGTTCGTCTTCGCGCCCGGCCTCTACCACGCGCTCGACGCCCGGCTCGCGGAGATGACGGGCCACGACGCCGCGTACATGTCGGGCTACTCGACCGTCCTGGGACAGTTCGGCTTCCCCGACCTGGAGATGGTGACGATGACCGAGATGGTCGAGAACGCAAAGCGGATCGTCGAGGCGTGTAACATCCCGGTCATCGCCGACTGCGACACCGGCTACGGCGGCATCCACAACGTCCGCCGCGCGGTGCGCGAGTACGAGAAGGCCGGCGTCGCAGCGATCCACATCGAGGATCAGACCTCGCCCAAGCGCTGTGGCCACATCGCGGGCAAGCAGATCGTCTCGCGCGAGGAGGCCCGGTCGCGGTTCGACGCGGCCGTCGACGCGAAGCAGTCCGAAGACACCGTGATCATCGCCCGGACCGACGCCTACGGCTCGGCGAACGGCGACTGGGAGGAGCACCTCGAACGGGGGCGGATCTACGCCGACGCGGGCGTCGACCTCGTCTGGCCGGAGATGCCCGACCCCAGTCGGGAGGACGCCGTCCAGTACGCCGAGACGATCCACGAGACCCACCCCGACCTCGACCTCGCGTTCAACTACTCGTCGTCGTTCGCGTGGTCCGAAGAGGAGGACCCGCTCACCTTCGCCGAGCTGGGCGAGATGGGGTACAAGTACATCTTCATCACGCTGTTCGGCCTGCACTCGGGCGCACACGCCGTCTACGAGGACTTCAAGCGGCTCGCGGAGGCCGACGAGGAGGCGCAGTTCGGTCTCGAAGGACGCTATCTCGACCACCCGACCGAGTCGCACCACGAACTCTCGTTCGTCTCGCGCTACCAAGACATCGAGATGGAGTTCGATCCGCTGGCGCGCGAGCGCATCGAGGGCTCGGAGGGGTTCACCGAGGAGCAGAGCGCCCCGGTGACCAGCGAAAGCGACGATGACTGA
- a CDS encoding right-handed parallel beta-helix repeat-containing protein, which yields MDGRRDGGTLTVAPGKRLSFSSRTGLVVEDGGRLDAVGSCAEPILFTGEGATRGVWRSVQLRESAGPSTLSHVIVEDGGSHSHAHASAAANLAVGAKRFSMTNSTIRESGDYGVVFEHAAAVDAFTDNHVTANAHAGFGTPLSAGVLDTSSSYTGNDEDAWIVDDDALDDDVTWAAIDVPYRVIDDTDIDVAGHLTIAPGVTVEFGHRSSLIVEDGALTVVGIDPDTEASRPITFTGAQKTRGYWRGIQFYNSNREENRLRNAVVEYGGGDPQFSHASGRGNVVVSGGSRLVIVGSTVHGSAGYGIFAGSKASVTIAGNDFSRNADGPQL from the coding sequence GTGGACGGTCGGCGCGACGGAGGGACGCTCACCGTCGCTCCGGGGAAGCGACTGAGCTTCTCGTCGCGGACGGGACTCGTCGTCGAGGACGGCGGCCGTCTCGACGCGGTCGGGTCGTGCGCCGAACCCATACTGTTCACGGGCGAGGGGGCGACCCGGGGCGTCTGGCGGAGCGTCCAGCTCCGCGAGAGCGCCGGCCCCTCGACCCTCTCGCACGTCATCGTCGAGGACGGCGGCTCGCACTCGCACGCCCACGCGTCGGCCGCGGCGAATCTCGCGGTCGGCGCGAAGCGGTTCTCCATGACAAACTCGACGATCCGCGAGAGCGGCGACTACGGTGTCGTCTTCGAGCACGCAGCGGCGGTCGACGCGTTCACAGACAACCACGTGACTGCCAACGCCCACGCAGGGTTCGGGACGCCGCTGTCAGCCGGGGTGCTGGACACCTCCTCGTCGTACACCGGCAACGACGAGGACGCCTGGATCGTGGACGACGACGCCCTCGACGACGACGTGACGTGGGCTGCGATCGACGTTCCATACCGCGTCATCGACGACACCGACATCGACGTGGCGGGACACCTGACGATCGCACCGGGGGTGACCGTCGAGTTCGGACATCGCTCGTCGCTGATCGTCGAGGACGGCGCGCTGACGGTCGTCGGGATCGATCCCGACACGGAGGCGTCGAGGCCGATCACCTTCACGGGGGCGCAGAAGACGCGCGGCTACTGGCGCGGGATTCAGTTTTACAACTCGAACCGAGAGGAGAACCGACTCCGGAACGCCGTCGTCGAGTACGGCGGCGGCGACCCGCAGTTCTCGCACGCGAGCGGACGCGGCAACGTCGTCGTCTCGGGCGGGAGCCGTCTGGTGATCGTGGGGAGTACGGTCCACGGGAGTGCCGGCTACGGCATCTTCGCCGGGTCGAAGGCGTCGGTTACGATCGCGGGGAACGATTTCTCCCGGAACGCTGACGGCCCACAGCTCTGA
- a CDS encoding ABC transporter ATP-binding protein produces MTPAIEVADLRKQYGDVQALKGVDLTVPEGSFFGLLGPNGAGKTTFINVLVGLVRKSGGRAEVFGHDVEADYRGARDRIGLAPQEFNVDRFFPIREVLEHKAGYHGVPRSAARERAEEVLKRVGIWEKRDTRFDWLSGGMKRRFVLARALVTDPDLLILDEPTAGVDVQLRRDLWELITELNDRGTTILLTTHYIEEAERLCDEVAILDDGRVVEVASPDELMNRGTDRVRVTLRNPPKKVPDIVAGNGQVEAVELTDSDIVVTARQGGLLAPDLVRELDRKGFEIVDIDISRTSLEEVFVEMTNSQETIPAGDDESESESETEVEVGGAR; encoded by the coding sequence GTGACACCAGCCATCGAGGTTGCAGACCTCCGCAAGCAGTACGGCGACGTACAGGCGCTGAAGGGCGTCGACCTCACGGTCCCCGAGGGATCCTTCTTCGGGCTTTTGGGTCCGAACGGCGCGGGCAAGACGACGTTCATCAACGTCCTCGTCGGACTCGTCCGCAAGAGCGGTGGCCGGGCCGAAGTGTTCGGTCACGACGTCGAAGCCGACTACCGGGGCGCGCGCGACCGCATCGGACTCGCGCCCCAGGAGTTCAACGTCGACCGGTTCTTCCCCATCCGCGAAGTGTTGGAGCACAAGGCGGGCTACCACGGCGTTCCCCGGTCGGCGGCCCGCGAGCGCGCCGAGGAGGTGCTGAAGCGCGTCGGCATCTGGGAGAAACGCGACACGCGCTTCGACTGGCTCTCCGGCGGGATGAAACGCCGGTTCGTCCTCGCCCGGGCGCTCGTCACCGACCCCGACCTCCTGATCCTCGACGAGCCCACCGCGGGCGTCGACGTTCAACTCCGAAGGGACCTCTGGGAGCTCATCACCGAACTCAACGACCGCGGCACCACGATCTTACTCACCACCCACTACATCGAGGAGGCCGAGCGCCTCTGCGACGAGGTGGCGATCCTCGACGACGGCCGCGTGGTCGAAGTGGCCAGCCCCGACGAACTGATGAACCGCGGGACCGACCGCGTCCGGGTCACGCTCCGCAATCCCCCCAAGAAAGTCCCCGACATCGTCGCCGGCAACGGGCAGGTCGAGGCCGTCGAACTCACCGACTCCGACATCGTCGTCACCGCCCGCCAGGGCGGCCTGCTCGCACCCGACCTCGTCCGCGAACTCGACCGCAAGGGTTTCGAGATCGTCGACATCGACATCTCCCGGACCTCGCTGGAGGAAGTGTTCGTCGAGATGACCAACTCCCAGGAGACGATCCCCGCGGGCGACGACGAGTCCGAATCCGAGTCCGAGACCGAAGTCGAAGTCGGGGGTGCCCGGTAG
- a CDS encoding ABC transporter permease translates to MSALGTVLALVSSVTSVGFRTLARREIERFLRRPKNTFAPPLITNVLYFSVFGVILGERISTINGVPYILFILPGLVVLGAISNAFENASFSIFHGRWNRYIEESLTSPLSYSTMVGAYTVAGAVRGLIVGVLIAVIGALFTPVGVAQPIYLLAFALVITLLFSSFGIVGGLWADDFDDLTMLNQFILRPLVFFGAVFYSLGELPGFLRTLSLANPMVYMVNGVRFGFLGQSEVDPNASLVVLSVMTVVLVGVNVALFKRGYGLTE, encoded by the coding sequence ATGTCCGCCCTCGGCACGGTGTTGGCCCTCGTCTCGAGCGTCACGAGCGTCGGCTTTCGGACGCTGGCCCGCCGCGAGATCGAGCGCTTCCTCCGCCGGCCGAAAAACACGTTCGCCCCGCCGCTGATCACGAACGTGCTGTACTTCTCGGTGTTCGGGGTGATCCTCGGCGAGCGCATCAGCACGATCAACGGCGTCCCGTACATCCTCTTCATCCTCCCCGGGCTCGTCGTCCTCGGGGCGATCTCCAACGCGTTCGAGAACGCCTCCTTCTCCATCTTCCACGGCCGGTGGAACCGCTACATCGAGGAGTCGCTCACCTCGCCGCTGTCGTACTCGACGATGGTCGGGGCGTACACCGTCGCGGGGGCCGTCCGCGGGCTCATCGTCGGCGTCCTCATCGCGGTCATCGGCGCGCTCTTCACGCCGGTGGGGGTCGCCCAGCCGATCTACCTCCTGGCGTTCGCCCTCGTCATCACCCTCCTCTTCTCGTCGTTCGGCATCGTCGGCGGCCTGTGGGCCGACGACTTCGACGACCTCACCATGCTGAACCAGTTCATCCTCCGGCCGCTGGTGTTCTTCGGGGCCGTCTTCTACTCGCTCGGCGAACTCCCGGGGTTCCTCCGCACCCTGTCGCTCGCCAACCCCATGGTGTACATGGTCAACGGCGTCCGGTTCGGCTTCCTCGGGCAGAGCGAGGTCGACCCCAACGCCTCGCTCGTCGTGCTCTCGGTGATGACGGTCGTCCTCGTCGGCGTCAACGTCGCGCTGTTCAAACGCGGTTACGGGCTGACCGAGTGA
- a CDS encoding S49 family peptidase, whose amino-acid sequence MAFDTDSKTAAYVVAVVAAIVVSAALAPVVWDYGTRSEGSVAVVPITGFVSSSSVDSVADDLREARENESIDAVVLKVDSPGGSAAASERLYLAVQRTAQEMPVVASVQSMGASGAYYGMLPAERVYVTPASMVGSVGVRGTVPPPAPGYEIRSGPDKASGTMDQRREQIETLQRAFVGTVMKHRGDDLSISREQVAHAKVYTGARAVDNGMADRIGPLSEAVDDAASMAGLADYDVVEKEQPRRGGIILASTENETVVVEPGIGYRGVDTTRLLMVHGEVNLDGEVIANASA is encoded by the coding sequence ATGGCATTCGACACGGATTCGAAGACGGCCGCGTACGTCGTGGCCGTCGTCGCAGCGATCGTCGTGAGCGCGGCCCTCGCGCCCGTGGTCTGGGACTACGGCACCCGCTCCGAGGGGAGCGTCGCTGTCGTCCCCATCACCGGCTTCGTCTCATCCTCTTCGGTCGATTCGGTGGCCGACGACCTCCGCGAGGCCCGCGAGAACGAGAGCATCGACGCCGTCGTCCTCAAAGTGGACAGCCCCGGCGGCAGCGCCGCGGCGAGCGAACGGCTCTACCTGGCGGTCCAGCGCACCGCCCAGGAGATGCCCGTCGTCGCCAGCGTCCAGTCGATGGGCGCGTCGGGTGCGTACTACGGGATGCTCCCCGCCGAGCGGGTGTACGTCACGCCCGCGTCGATGGTGGGGAGCGTCGGCGTCCGAGGGACGGTCCCGCCGCCCGCCCCGGGTTACGAGATCCGCTCGGGCCCCGACAAGGCGTCAGGGACGATGGACCAGCGGCGCGAACAGATCGAGACGCTCCAGCGCGCGTTCGTCGGCACGGTGATGAAACACCGCGGTGACGACCTCTCGATCTCCCGCGAGCAGGTCGCCCACGCCAAGGTGTACACCGGCGCGCGGGCGGTCGACAACGGGATGGCCGACCGCATCGGACCGCTCTCCGAGGCGGTCGACGACGCCGCCTCGATGGCGGGCCTCGCCGACTACGACGTGGTCGAGAAAGAACAGCCGCGGCGGGGTGGCATCATCCTCGCGTCCACGGAGAACGAGACGGTCGTGGTCGAACCCGGGATCGGCTACCGCGGCGTCGACACCACGCGGCTGTTGATGGTTCACGGCGAAGTGAACCTCGACGGGGAGGTGATCGCGAATGCGAGCGCGTGA
- a CDS encoding DUF4350 domain-containing protein, with translation MRARELLRVGGVFVLVVGLLLGGTGIAAFATESTPAYTPVENEQFQPSALLPAADDETGTVEMDAAGEKTVVVDMAHGNAIDESDLEPMTSALVRNGHEVRVHSQGDLNASLRRADAYVVATPRQPFSPDEVAGIRAFVDAGGRLLLLSEPPKTTVQGGLFSVSFSTVGDTHTGVASGYGLGFGDGYLYDMADDGHFKSVAAEPTRSEGLAAGVDRLVLREAVPVAASDDATVVASDAGETTLSTTRRAGDHALVARNGGVVAVGDTDFLRSENAATADNEVFIGNLAAFLVSGEKTPGAPKPPGEEEPRSPGGPAPRPGPAPPSGGGDEPGPTPSPAPTPA, from the coding sequence ATGCGAGCGCGTGAGCTCCTCCGCGTCGGCGGCGTCTTCGTCCTCGTCGTCGGACTCCTCCTCGGCGGCACGGGGATCGCGGCGTTCGCGACCGAGTCGACCCCGGCGTACACGCCGGTCGAGAACGAGCAGTTCCAGCCGTCGGCGCTCCTGCCGGCCGCGGACGACGAGACGGGCACAGTCGAGATGGACGCGGCCGGCGAGAAGACGGTCGTCGTCGACATGGCCCACGGCAACGCCATCGACGAGTCCGATCTCGAACCGATGACGTCGGCGCTCGTCCGCAACGGCCACGAGGTGCGCGTCCACAGCCAGGGCGACCTGAACGCGTCGCTCCGCCGCGCGGACGCCTACGTCGTCGCCACGCCGCGACAGCCCTTCTCTCCCGACGAGGTGGCCGGTATCCGCGCGTTCGTCGACGCGGGCGGCCGCCTCCTGCTCCTCTCCGAACCGCCGAAGACCACCGTTCAGGGCGGCCTGTTCAGCGTCTCCTTCAGCACCGTCGGCGACACCCACACCGGCGTCGCCTCCGGCTACGGGCTCGGGTTCGGCGACGGCTACCTCTACGACATGGCCGACGACGGCCACTTCAAATCCGTCGCCGCCGAGCCGACCAGGAGTGAGGGCCTCGCCGCCGGCGTCGACCGACTCGTCCTCCGCGAGGCGGTCCCCGTCGCCGCGAGCGACGACGCCACGGTCGTCGCGAGCGACGCCGGCGAGACGACGCTCTCGACCACGCGCCGCGCCGGCGACCACGCGCTCGTCGCCCGCAACGGCGGCGTCGTCGCCGTCGGCGACACGGACTTCCTCCGGAGCGAGAACGCCGCGACAGCCGACAACGAGGTCTTCATCGGGAACCTCGCGGCGTTCCTCGTGAGCGGCGAGAAGACGCCCGGCGCACCGAAGCCGCCGGGCGAAGAGGAACCGCGGTCGCCGGGCGGTCCCGCCCCGAGACCCGGTCCCGCGCCACCGTCGGGCGGCGGTGACGAACCGGGGCCGACGCCGTCCCCCGCCCCGACGCCGGCGTAA